From a single Candoia aspera isolate rCanAsp1 chromosome 2, rCanAsp1.hap2, whole genome shotgun sequence genomic region:
- the CKS2 gene encoding cyclin-dependent kinases regulatory subunit 2, which produces MAHKQIYYSDKYFDENYEYRHVMLPRELSKQVPKTHLMTEEEWRRLGVQQSLGWVHYMIHEPEPHILLFRRPLPKGQQK; this is translated from the exons ATGGCTCATAAGCAGATTTATTATTCGGATAAATACTTCGACGAGAACTACGAATACCG GCATGTGATGCTACCAAGAGAGCTCTCAAAGCAAGTACCTAAAACACATCTAATGACTGAAGAAGAATGGAGAAGGCTTGGTGTTCAGCAAAGTCTTGGCTGGGTCCACTATATGATTCATGAACCAG AACCACATATCCTTCTTTTTAGAAGACCACTTCCAAAAGGCCAACAAAAATAA